A genomic region of Salinibacter pepae contains the following coding sequences:
- a CDS encoding metallophosphoesterase family protein, producing the protein MGLIAVGDIHGCLESLNALLDRLNPSSDDHLLFVGDYIDRGPDSRGVIDRLLDLRESISCTFLRGNHEAMMIDYLDSGAFSLWRMNGGVSTLQSYLKGEGSEVHIPAAHAEFVRETKLYHETDDFLFVHAGLRPDLTVEENLDRPDEEVLLWERGHLEASGLAWEKPVVCGHTPQPDPISHEKLILIDTGCVYHMKPGMGRLTAVRLPQREFIDVPYADG; encoded by the coding sequence ATGGGACTCATAGCCGTCGGCGACATCCACGGATGCCTCGAGTCGCTCAACGCCCTTCTGGATCGGCTGAACCCCTCGTCGGACGATCATCTCCTGTTCGTGGGCGACTACATCGACCGCGGCCCCGACTCGAGGGGGGTCATCGACCGGCTCTTGGACCTGCGCGAGAGCATCTCCTGTACGTTTTTGCGGGGCAACCACGAGGCGATGATGATCGACTACCTCGACTCGGGGGCCTTCAGCCTCTGGCGCATGAACGGAGGGGTCTCGACGCTCCAGAGCTACCTCAAGGGCGAGGGCTCGGAAGTCCACATTCCGGCCGCCCACGCCGAGTTTGTTCGGGAGACGAAGCTGTACCACGAGACGGATGATTTCCTGTTCGTGCACGCCGGGCTGCGGCCCGATCTCACGGTCGAAGAGAATCTGGATCGGCCCGACGAGGAAGTGCTCTTGTGGGAGCGTGGGCACCTGGAGGCCTCGGGGCTGGCCTGGGAAAAACCCGTGGTCTGCGGCCATACCCCCCAGCCCGACCCCATCAGTCACGAGAAGCTGATTCTCATCGACACCGGCTGCGTCTACCACATGAAGCCGGGCATGGGGCGCCTCACGGCGGTGCGCCTCCCGCAACGCGAATTTATCGACGTGCCGTACGCCGACGGATGA
- the ychF gene encoding redox-regulated ATPase YchF, whose product MSLQCGLVGLPNVGKSTIFNALSSAGAEADNYPFCTVDPNVGVVPVPDDRLPRVAELAGSPETIPTSIEFVDIAGLVEGAAEGEGLGNQFLAQIREVDAIIHVVRCFEDEEVAHVAGSVDPARDVEVINTELLLKDLETVEKRLDKVRTAATKGDQEAAEELEVFERLHDHLSQGAWARSFEARAAERPLVDELFLVTDKPVLYVANVGENDLPDGNAYVDQLRPIAQSEGTRVVVTSAELEAQLTELDPEERQLFLDDSGLQRAGLERLIHAAYDVLDLITFFTADEKGAYAWAIEEGTRAPQAAGEVHSDFEQGFIRAETIHFSDFDEAGSEAAAREAGLLRTEGKDYVVEDGDVMEFRFNV is encoded by the coding sequence ATGTCTCTTCAGTGTGGCCTCGTCGGTCTTCCCAATGTCGGCAAGTCGACCATCTTCAATGCGCTGAGCAGTGCCGGGGCCGAGGCCGACAACTACCCGTTCTGTACGGTCGACCCGAACGTGGGGGTCGTGCCGGTTCCCGACGACCGGCTCCCCCGCGTGGCCGAACTGGCCGGGTCGCCGGAGACGATCCCCACCAGCATCGAGTTCGTCGACATCGCCGGACTCGTGGAGGGGGCGGCCGAGGGCGAAGGGCTGGGCAACCAGTTTCTCGCCCAAATCCGAGAGGTCGACGCCATTATTCACGTCGTGCGCTGCTTCGAGGACGAGGAGGTGGCCCACGTGGCCGGCTCCGTGGATCCGGCGCGGGACGTGGAGGTCATCAACACAGAGCTCCTGCTGAAGGACCTGGAGACGGTCGAGAAGCGGCTGGACAAGGTGCGGACGGCTGCGACGAAGGGGGACCAGGAGGCCGCCGAGGAGCTGGAGGTGTTCGAGCGGCTCCACGACCACCTGAGTCAGGGCGCGTGGGCCCGCTCGTTCGAGGCGAGAGCGGCCGAGCGGCCCCTCGTTGACGAATTGTTTTTGGTGACCGACAAGCCGGTCCTGTACGTTGCGAACGTGGGCGAGAACGATCTGCCCGACGGGAACGCGTACGTCGATCAGCTCCGGCCCATCGCCCAGAGTGAAGGGACCCGCGTCGTCGTCACGTCGGCGGAGCTGGAGGCCCAACTGACCGAGCTTGATCCTGAGGAGCGTCAGCTGTTCCTGGACGACTCGGGACTGCAGCGTGCCGGCCTCGAACGGCTTATCCACGCCGCGTACGATGTGTTGGATCTCATCACCTTCTTTACGGCCGACGAGAAGGGGGCGTACGCCTGGGCCATCGAGGAGGGGACCCGTGCCCCGCAGGCCGCCGGGGAGGTCCACAGCGACTTCGAACAGGGGTTCATCAGGGCCGAGACGATTCACTTCTCGGACTTCGACGAGGCTGGCTCCGAGGCTGCCGCCCGGGAGGCGGGGCTCCTTCGGACCGAGGGGAAGGACTACGTGGTGGAGGACGGAGACGTGATGGAGTTCCGGTTCAACGTGTAG
- a CDS encoding ABC transporter permease, whose protein sequence is MDYRFQIARRYLASRREVSLISIITGISTVGVTLGVASLIVVLSVMNGFYDVVRDVLVSLDPHVRVVSAQGQGVANVDSLLRIARETRHVAAAAPYVEGKALLMSDNTDDANRVVRVRGVEASMMEGAAPTMAMGRFDLGRNADGVPGVVLNQRLGQRAGLVPAGRAQSSPAVGLLSAPAVERTLTNIFGSPPVRRFEVRGLFQSQGTSQGQRVFVSLAEAQQLFRTEGRVTGVELRLDNLERAAGVKAALQQKLGTDRYTVQTWYDLQRSLYDVMQLEKWGASAILGLIVIVAAFNIIGSLTMVVIEKRADVGALQAMGVSRGDVRRIFLLEGALIGALGTGLGLVLGLGLAFLQQHYGLVPMAQAESFLIDAYPVSVQALDVVLIAVVSFGLCVLAALYPAVRAAAIEPARAVHLDG, encoded by the coding sequence GTGGACTACCGGTTCCAAATCGCGCGGCGCTACCTGGCCAGCCGGCGCGAGGTGTCGCTCATCTCAATCATCACCGGCATCTCGACGGTGGGGGTGACCCTCGGGGTCGCGTCGCTTATCGTGGTGCTTTCCGTGATGAACGGGTTCTACGACGTGGTGCGGGACGTTCTCGTGTCGCTCGATCCGCACGTCCGGGTTGTGAGTGCGCAGGGGCAGGGCGTCGCCAACGTGGACTCGCTCCTCCGTATCGCCCGCGAGACCCGGCACGTGGCGGCCGCGGCGCCCTACGTGGAGGGCAAGGCCCTGCTGATGAGCGACAACACGGACGACGCCAATCGGGTGGTGCGCGTCCGGGGGGTCGAGGCGTCCATGATGGAGGGGGCGGCCCCGACGATGGCCATGGGGCGCTTCGACCTGGGCCGGAATGCGGACGGGGTGCCGGGGGTCGTGCTGAATCAACGACTTGGGCAGCGCGCCGGGCTCGTGCCGGCGGGCCGGGCCCAGTCGAGTCCCGCGGTGGGGTTGCTGTCGGCGCCGGCCGTGGAGCGCACCCTCACGAACATCTTTGGAAGCCCGCCGGTGCGGCGCTTCGAGGTGCGGGGGCTCTTCCAGTCGCAGGGGACCTCGCAGGGCCAGCGCGTCTTCGTGTCGCTGGCGGAGGCGCAGCAGCTGTTTCGGACCGAGGGCCGGGTGACCGGGGTGGAGCTCCGCCTCGACAACCTGGAACGGGCCGCGGGCGTGAAGGCCGCCCTGCAGCAGAAGCTCGGGACCGACCGGTACACCGTGCAGACGTGGTACGACCTGCAGCGGTCGCTCTACGACGTGATGCAGCTGGAGAAGTGGGGCGCCTCGGCCATCCTCGGGCTCATCGTGATCGTGGCGGCCTTTAACATCATCGGCTCCCTGACGATGGTGGTGATCGAAAAGCGGGCCGACGTGGGGGCGCTCCAGGCCATGGGCGTTTCTCGGGGAGACGTACGTCGCATCTTCCTGCTCGAAGGGGCGCTCATCGGCGCGCTCGGAACGGGATTGGGGCTCGTCCTGGGGCTTGGCCTTGCCTTCTTGCAGCAGCACTACGGACTTGTGCCGATGGCCCAGGCCGAGTCGTTTCTCATCGACGCCTACCCGGTGTCGGTACAGGCCCTCGACGTGGTGCTCATCGCGGTCGTTTCGTTTGGGCTTTGTGTGCTGGCCGCCCTGTACCCGGCCGTCCGGGCGGCCGCCATCGAGCCGGCCCGGGCCGTGCACCTGGACGGCTGA